gcgctaCCACAAATcagaatttccttttaatttatttattttcaaaactaatcTTCCCcattcatgaaaagttgtgacatttatgaaaagttgtgatttttatgaaaaagttgtgacttttataaagagTTGAGATTTCggtgaagagttgcgacttttgtgaaaagttgtgacttttatgaaaggttgtgaactttccgaagggttgcaactttttcaaatagttgtaacttttctgataaggaacaataaacatttgttcacactaccctttgttgtctataaatagaggatttcctctcattttaaaacaacgaaaattctgaacctcttcttctttttcttcttcttcttcttcacaattaaatatttgtgtactttactCCTGTTAAGTGGATCACTGACACCATTGgttatgttacagatcctggtatgtatttttacagtcattaatttatgtttatgttattgaggataaatgataagatgtaataattttcatttcctttacattattaatgtttgttactatgtaatcttgtatgtaagataatataatgttttagttttaatgactgataggttttaagtattatttataatttataaattccGTGATAGTAAATTCCCGCGCGAAGCGCAAATgcgaataattttactagtaaaagataaattaaaaagaatataaatttaaagtatcctatagtttttttttttttttttaaagtaccCTATAGTCAATTTTGTTTATACATAATACTAAATACATCCTGTAGTTTGTAACATAAGTtaattgtaaatatatattcccgcatattttttaaaaaaagtcttttatgttttttaatattttggcAAGAAAAAGTGGGATTCCTAGATAAATAGGAATAGGAAACcaaattaaaatagtttttttttttataggtttTGTTGCAGTATTATAAATAGAGATGGTCGGACAAGGTATATGGAAAGAATTTCGTTGTTTGAAGCCACATTTGAGGGACTTACGGGACGTAtcaagaattttaaaataatttcaaggATTGATACCAGGAAATTGAGATAGATGAAGAAGAACAACTTCAGCcatttcttttcaattcctATCCTCCTCAGATCTTATTTCAATTCATTGAATTAACTTTCTTCAACAAACAAGTATGATCTTGTTTATATTCTTGTTTCATACTATATtgacatacatacatatttgtTAAATCCAATTGTGTCGTCTATAATCTCATGTTTATAATAATCTTTACAACTACCTTGAAAATCTTTACGCTCTTTTGTTCAATTTGGCGGCATCAACTTAGCTTGTACCAACAGATTAGGTTTTCCTGTAGTATTTGCTTCGGGGAAAAGAAGGGCTCACAGCATTatttctatataatataatcGACTTTTGATCAAATCTTGACAAGTTCTTGATTTAAAcaattctttttcttgatttaccttagTGCAATTCCTCAGACACACATATTTGTTGATTGATGTACATACAAAAGATATGCAATAATGAGAAAAATCAGATAGTGATCTAAGCATTCATCCAAACAAACAATTCACTCTGTACATGTGTGTGCCATGATCCAAGCACTAGGAAAAGTCATGAATTTATCTAATCTACGAATTTAGTGTGAGCAACTGTGCCGAACTTCTCCTTCGGATCCAGTAAGAACACCAAAATTGGACAGTTTAGCCATGGCATGAGCAAACTCTGTCCTAAATATGATGCCATCATCAATAGCGTAATCTGTCACTGCTGCAGCAGTCTTTTCATTAGCCATCAACTGTTGATCAGCAAACAGCAGCCCTCTCCCTCTCATCAAAGTCTTGTAGTAGTGATTATCTAATGATGTCCCAATTGATACACTCAGACCCCTAGCTTTATCTGTATCTTCATCATTCAACATATTGCTGATGGTGTTGTTGTCGTCTGGACACTTCCGCCTCAACTCTTCAACAAAGTCTGGAGGAATTGTTGGATCAGGTAAACCTGTCCCCGTGAAATTACTGAGCCTGGGCCGAATAAATTGACAACCAATCCTCCCAATATTATGTGcgataaaagaagaaaaaataatagaatttcAGGATATGTATATTCCAAAAAAGGTGCAGTGAATGAAGATTAAAGTAGCGGGATTAGAAAGATTACCAAGGAGGGCAACTGTTTCCCTCTCATCAAATCCTCTGAGGGACAATAGTTTAAGAGTTTCAATGATATTCCCATTTGGTCGTGGAATTTCAGCCATCGCCTTATCAAAGAATGACTCCTTACTGTCCCTTCTGCCTGTACGCACAGGATAATATGGTTGACCAGCCTAAAAAAGGTAGGAAATCAGCATTTGAGAGTGAAGGcgagatattaaaaatataatatgcaCAGTATATGAATATTCCCATAATTTCAGAACTGTGTTGTTAACATATGATTCCATTGGAAGGTGCAAAATATGCACTACAAGATCGTTTAACGGAACTATGGAAAGATGCAAGTGTATGAGTTACATCTATTTACCAAGCCAAATTCTATTCTCTTAATTAGTTCTTGAACAAGGAACACTGAGACAGATATGCCATGTAAAATAGAAAGCACTAAGAgcaagaaaaaagaaatcagCAAAGGAACTTAAGATGCTTGACTATAAGAAACAAAGGTAATGTTACTTGAGGTTTTGTGTTCGACCCTGCtcagtttcaagtttcaagtcttTTTCTGGAAAACTGTAATATAACTGGACTAACTTCATTGAATTTAGAAATCTGCTTATATATAGTATCTAAGTGCAAGTTCGATTAGCAACCAATAAATGCTTTAATATTGTTGTGAAATTggattaatataaaatttatgagtttgaaaaaattattcatttaattTGAGATTAACTTAAGCTTCTagtctagtatatatataaaagagaaccttaggtCCATCtatgtggcgccaccacaaaccaaaattcccttttaatttatttatttacaaaactattcttcccttttcatgaaaagttgtgacttttatgaaaagttgagactttatgaagagttgcgacttttatgaaaggttgtgacctttccgaagggttgcaacttttccaaatagttgtaacctttccgataaggcataataaacatttgttcacactaccctttgttgtctataaatagaggatttcctctcattttaaaacaacgaaaattccgaacctcctcttcttcttcttcacaattaaatatttgtgtactctGCTcttgttgagtggctcactgacaccattgcttataTTACAAATCCtgttatgtatttttacagtcattaatttatgcttatgttattaaggataaatgataagatgtaataattttcattatcctttacattattaatgacggatagattttaagtattattttataaattccatGATATTAAATTCCCGC
The Solanum stenotomum isolate F172 chromosome 12, ASM1918654v1, whole genome shotgun sequence DNA segment above includes these coding regions:
- the LOC125847438 gene encoding putative Peroxidase 48 — protein: MAEIPRPNGNIIETLKLLSLRGFDERETVALLVIFSSFIAHNIGRIGCQFIRPRLSNFTGTGLPDPTIPPDFVEELRRKCPDDNNTISNMLNDEDTDKARGLSVSIGTSLDNHYYKTLMRGRGLLFADQQLMANEKTAAAVTDYAIDDGIIFRTEFAHAMAKLSNFGVLTGSEGEVRHSCSH